The following proteins come from a genomic window of Paenibacillus sp. CAA11:
- a CDS encoding glutamate-5-semialdehyde dehydrogenase, whose protein sequence is MSEVVAKAKLAGSVARLLAKLTASQKNEALSIVADSLISSADSILAANREDLERGRAQGISESLLDRLALTEQRIEGIAEGLRQITQLPDPVGELLETIERPNGLKIYKKRVPLGVIGMVYEARPNVTVDAAGLCLKTGNAVVLRGGSAALSSNRRMVEIMHDALEHTFIPKDALQLIEEADRGAVDEMLKLNGLLDVIIPRGGSSLIQHVVQNATVPVIETGAGICHTYLDETAEPEMARAIALNAKVSRPSVCNAMETLLVHSGFAASQLPKLAAQLRDAGVELRGCPRTLELVPFAKEASEQDYATEYNDYILNIKIVDGLDETLAHIDKYSTKHSECIVTGNRVNADRFLNEVDAAAVYHNASTRFTDGFEFGFGAEIGISTQKLHARGPMGLPALTSTKYLIEGNGQIRE, encoded by the coding sequence AGCCAAAGCCAAGCTGGCGGGCTCGGTAGCAAGGCTGCTTGCCAAGCTGACCGCAAGCCAAAAGAACGAAGCGCTAAGCATCGTGGCGGATTCCTTAATTTCTTCTGCCGACTCCATTCTTGCTGCAAACCGCGAGGATTTAGAACGCGGCCGAGCGCAGGGCATTTCTGAGTCGCTGTTGGACCGTCTTGCCCTTACAGAGCAGCGTATTGAAGGTATTGCTGAAGGACTTCGGCAGATCACACAGCTGCCGGATCCAGTCGGTGAGCTGCTGGAGACGATTGAGCGCCCGAACGGGCTGAAAATTTACAAGAAACGTGTGCCCCTTGGCGTTATCGGCATGGTCTATGAGGCACGGCCGAATGTTACTGTAGATGCTGCGGGTCTCTGTCTGAAGACAGGCAATGCCGTCGTGCTGCGGGGCGGGTCAGCGGCATTATCCTCAAACCGCCGCATGGTCGAAATTATGCATGACGCCTTGGAGCATACATTTATCCCTAAAGATGCCCTGCAGCTGATCGAAGAAGCTGATCGAGGGGCTGTCGATGAAATGCTTAAGCTGAACGGGCTGCTAGACGTCATTATTCCAAGAGGCGGCAGCTCCCTCATCCAGCATGTCGTGCAAAATGCCACTGTGCCGGTGATTGAGACCGGAGCGGGCATCTGCCACACCTACCTGGATGAGACTGCTGAGCCGGAGATGGCCCGTGCGATCGCTTTGAACGCCAAGGTATCCCGCCCTTCGGTTTGCAATGCGATGGAGACCTTGCTCGTACACTCAGGCTTTGCGGCTTCACAACTGCCGAAGCTCGCAGCTCAGCTTCGCGACGCCGGGGTAGAGCTTCGCGGTTGTCCGCGCACGCTTGAACTCGTTCCGTTTGCCAAGGAAGCCTCCGAGCAGGATTATGCCACAGAATATAACGACTATATTTTAAACATTAAAATTGTGGACGGACTGGATGAAACTCTGGCCCATATTGATAAGTACAGCACCAAGCACTCCGAGTGCATCGTAACTGGAAATCGGGTCAATGCTGATCGCTTCTTAAACGAAGTCGATGCCGCCGCAGTCTATCACAACGCCTCTACCCGCTTCACCGATGGCTTTGAATTTGGCTTCGGCGCGGAAATCGGCATCAGCACCCAGAAGCTTCATGCCCGCGGTCCGATGGGACTGCCTGCACTTACCTCAACGAAGTATCTTATCGAAGGAAACGGTCAAATTCGGGAATAA
- the proC gene encoding pyrroline-5-carboxylate reductase, with translation MSISPSAATPSIVFSGAGSMAEAIVRGMINSKVAEPKAIAMLNRSNQERLAYLSNRYGVLTAQEEEQKQHMISSADIVVLAMKPKDAGSALKDLSSLLSPNQLIVSVIAGLSIATIQALLGRKIPIARTMPNTSSMIGLGATGISFSDEVTSELREQTMKIFEAIGTVSVIPEDQMEILTGVSGSGPAYIYFLMEAMIEAGIEGGLTPQQSRELTVQTVLGAACMMRETGEEPAELRRAITSPNGSTQAALEVLASRGFQEAAKAAVHRAAARSKEMGAKVEEELK, from the coding sequence ATGTCCATATCACCATCTGCAGCAACCCCTTCCATCGTATTCAGCGGTGCCGGATCTATGGCCGAAGCTATAGTCCGCGGCATGATTAATAGCAAAGTAGCCGAGCCGAAAGCGATCGCGATGCTGAACCGAAGCAACCAAGAACGGCTAGCCTATCTTTCTAACCGCTACGGCGTGTTAACCGCCCAGGAAGAAGAACAAAAACAGCACATGATCTCATCGGCTGACATTGTTGTGCTGGCTATGAAGCCAAAAGACGCCGGTTCTGCGCTAAAGGACCTCAGCTCATTGCTGTCTCCAAACCAGCTGATCGTGTCGGTCATTGCCGGACTGTCCATTGCCACCATCCAAGCACTGCTTGGACGTAAAATTCCGATTGCTCGTACAATGCCCAACACCTCCAGCATGATCGGCCTTGGCGCTACCGGCATCTCCTTCTCGGATGAGGTCACAAGCGAGCTGCGTGAACAGACCATGAAGATTTTTGAAGCGATAGGCACCGTTAGTGTCATACCCGAGGACCAGATGGAGATTCTAACCGGTGTATCTGGAAGCGGACCTGCTTACATTTACTTCCTGATGGAAGCCATGATTGAGGCGGGGATTGAAGGCGGCCTTACGCCACAGCAATCGCGAGAATTGACAGTTCAGACCGTGCTGGGAGCCGCTTGTATGATGCGAGAAACCGGTGAAGAACCCGCTGAGCTCAGACGGGCGATCACCTCGCCGAATGGATCCACCCAGGCTGCACTTGAAGTTCTTGCATCAAGGGGATTTCAAGAGGCCGCCAAAGCCGCTGTGCATCGCGCAGCCGCGAGATCCAAAGAGATGGGAGCTAAGGTCGAGGAGGAATTGAAATGA
- a CDS encoding 2,3-diketo-5-methylthiopentyl-1-phosphate enolase, with amino-acid sequence MSYCIATYRIYDDKADFRKKAESIANGMTVGSWTELPQLQQENMRKHLGHVENIEVYEPQGAEPGERYADVKIAYPDINFTRDIPALLITVFGKISMDGRIRLLDIGLSENFLSAFPGPKFGIPGVRELLGVHNRPLLMSIFKSVVGYDLDGLKEQFLAQALGGVDLIKDDEILFENPLTPIERRAEICREAAEEAEKTTGKKLLYAVNLTGKTSELKATAKRAIDAGATALLFSTLAYGYDALQELSSDPDICVPIAAHPSLAGAIYPSQHYGISPALLLGKLLRAAGADLVLFPSPYGSVVMPREENLAIRYELTRDDIPLRQSFPVPSAGIHPGLVPQILTDFGTDVVVNAGGGIHGHPGGARAGGQAFLQAIDAAMNGVTLEEASLRLPELKAALDLWGGRK; translated from the coding sequence ATGAGCTATTGCATCGCAACCTACCGTATTTATGACGATAAAGCGGATTTCCGCAAGAAGGCCGAATCCATTGCGAATGGCATGACTGTCGGCAGCTGGACAGAGCTGCCCCAGCTTCAGCAGGAGAATATGCGCAAACATCTAGGCCATGTGGAGAACATAGAAGTCTACGAGCCACAAGGAGCTGAGCCTGGTGAACGCTATGCAGATGTGAAGATCGCTTATCCGGATATTAACTTTACCCGGGATATTCCTGCTCTCTTGATTACGGTATTCGGTAAAATATCGATGGATGGCCGGATTAGACTGCTGGATATTGGACTGTCAGAGAATTTCCTCAGTGCGTTCCCAGGACCAAAATTCGGCATTCCCGGCGTTCGCGAGCTGCTTGGCGTACATAATCGCCCGCTTCTCATGAGCATCTTCAAATCCGTCGTCGGCTATGATCTGGATGGGCTGAAGGAGCAGTTTCTGGCTCAGGCGCTTGGCGGAGTGGACCTCATCAAAGATGATGAGATTCTGTTCGAGAACCCGCTTACTCCCATTGAACGCCGTGCTGAAATCTGCCGGGAAGCAGCGGAAGAAGCTGAGAAGACAACCGGCAAGAAGCTGCTATACGCAGTCAATCTGACTGGAAAGACATCCGAGCTGAAAGCTACGGCCAAGCGGGCTATCGATGCCGGAGCGACGGCTTTGCTCTTCAGCACACTAGCTTATGGTTATGACGCCCTCCAGGAGCTAAGCAGCGATCCGGACATCTGTGTCCCCATCGCTGCCCATCCTTCCCTAGCCGGGGCTATCTATCCTTCTCAACATTACGGTATTTCACCTGCGCTGCTGTTAGGGAAGCTGCTCCGAGCGGCAGGAGCGGATCTCGTACTCTTCCCTTCACCGTACGGTTCGGTTGTCATGCCGCGGGAAGAGAATCTTGCGATTCGTTACGAGCTTACGCGTGACGACATACCGCTGCGGCAAAGCTTCCCTGTACCTTCAGCTGGCATTCATCCGGGTCTTGTTCCTCAAATTCTCACAGACTTCGGTACAGACGTTGTTGTAAATGCCGGCGGGGGAATTCACGGTCATCCAGGCGGAGCACGGGCGGGCGGCCAGGCCTTTCTTCAAGCTATTGACGCCGCTATGAACGGCGTCACTTTGGAGGAAGCCTCCCTTCGCCTTCCAGAGCTCAAGGCAGCACTAGATCTATGGGGAGGGCGAAAATGA
- a CDS encoding 2-hydroxy-3-keto-5-methylthiopentenyl-1-phosphate phosphatase — protein MSAKKRPVIFCDFDGTITLSDNIVAIMKHFKPEGYESIMEQTVAQHLSIQEGVGAMFNLIPAGFQDEVTRFVLDQAGIRDGFKEFLEYVREQDIEFNVTSGGIDFFVLPLLEPFGIPAEHIYCNHADFSQDTIRIEWPYPCDEHCSNGCGMCKTTVMRKYPAEQYERILIGDSLTDFEGAKLADRIYSRARLTEKCRELGVAHISFETFHDIIRDMRHREEG, from the coding sequence ATGAGCGCAAAGAAACGGCCCGTCATTTTCTGTGATTTTGACGGTACCATCACCTTAAGTGACAACATCGTCGCCATTATGAAGCATTTTAAGCCCGAAGGCTATGAGTCCATTATGGAACAAACCGTTGCCCAGCATCTCTCTATTCAAGAAGGTGTTGGAGCGATGTTTAACCTCATTCCGGCGGGGTTCCAGGATGAAGTGACCCGCTTTGTACTGGACCAGGCCGGCATTCGCGACGGATTTAAAGAGTTCCTTGAGTATGTTCGGGAGCAGGATATTGAATTCAATGTAACCAGCGGGGGAATCGATTTCTTCGTGCTTCCGCTACTTGAACCGTTCGGAATCCCTGCTGAGCATATTTACTGTAACCATGCAGATTTCAGTCAAGACACGATCCGGATCGAGTGGCCGTATCCCTGTGATGAGCACTGTTCCAACGGCTGCGGCATGTGCAAAACAACAGTGATGCGCAAGTATCCGGCAGAGCAATATGAGCGCATCTTAATTGGAGACAGTCTGACAGACTTTGAGGGAGCCAAGCTGGCTGACCGCATCTATTCAAGAGCCCGGCTTACAGAGAAATGCCGCGAGCTTGGCGTCGCCCATATTTCCTTCGAAACATTCCATGATATTATTCGCGATATGCGGCATAGAGAGGAAGGTTAA
- the mtnB gene encoding methylthioribulose 1-phosphate dehydratase, translating into MPSFNQITTEDKLRALGELRDVKELFASRNWFPGTSGNLSIRVGEFSEDEFHFAVTASGKDKSISTPEDFLFVDAKGKACEATRLKPSAETLIHAEIYRLTGCGAIFHVHTIFNNVVSERYGDQGYVPAQGIELIKGLGIWEENAAIQIPVLPNYADIPSIAKLVPDALKPDIPGIVLRNHGIYAWGKNAFEAKRHLEAFEFIFEHIYYSLLLAGGGR; encoded by the coding sequence ATGCCATCATTTAACCAGATTACGACCGAAGACAAACTTCGTGCTTTAGGCGAGCTGCGGGATGTCAAAGAATTATTCGCCTCCCGCAACTGGTTTCCGGGAACGAGCGGCAATCTTTCTATTCGGGTAGGCGAATTTTCGGAGGATGAATTCCACTTTGCGGTAACTGCCAGTGGTAAGGATAAATCCATTAGCACCCCTGAGGATTTTTTATTCGTAGATGCGAAGGGCAAAGCTTGTGAAGCAACTCGCCTGAAGCCAAGCGCCGAAACCCTGATTCATGCTGAAATCTACCGACTTACCGGCTGCGGAGCTATTTTCCATGTGCATACCATCTTCAACAATGTAGTCAGCGAACGTTACGGGGATCAGGGATATGTTCCGGCTCAAGGTATTGAGCTCATCAAAGGGCTTGGGATCTGGGAAGAGAATGCCGCCATTCAGATTCCGGTGCTGCCCAACTATGCAGACATTCCCTCCATTGCAAAGCTAGTTCCTGACGCACTGAAGCCTGATATCCCTGGCATTGTGCTGCGCAACCATGGCATTTATGCCTGGGGCAAAAATGCCTTTGAAGCCAAACGGCATCTGGAAGCGTTCGAATTTATCTTTGAGCATATTTATTATTCTCTACTGCTTGCTGGCGGAGGACGCTGA
- the gcvH gene encoding glycine cleavage system protein GcvH gives MSEVKSGLWYSEEHEWVQDLGNGSVRIGITDFAQHRLGDIVFVELPDIDTKVEAEDGIGTIESVKTVSDLFTPVSGHVTAINGELESAPELVNNDPYGAGWMVEIRLSEDSSHALGKLLNEEAYRKHTEE, from the coding sequence ATGAGTGAAGTGAAGAGCGGACTTTGGTATAGTGAAGAGCATGAATGGGTTCAGGATTTGGGGAATGGCAGTGTACGGATCGGAATTACGGATTTTGCACAGCACCGGCTTGGGGATATTGTATTCGTAGAGCTGCCTGACATTGACACCAAGGTTGAGGCGGAAGACGGGATCGGCACGATTGAATCTGTAAAGACCGTATCCGATTTGTTCACTCCGGTCAGCGGGCATGTGACCGCAATTAATGGGGAGCTTGAAAGTGCACCAGAGCTCGTAAATAATGACCCTTACGGTGCTGGATGGATGGTGGAAATTCGTCTGTCGGAAGATAGTAGTCATGCGCTAGGAAAGCTGCTGAACGAAGAAGCTTACCGTAAGCATACAGAGGAATAA
- the gcvT gene encoding glycine cleavage system aminomethyltransferase GcvT, with amino-acid sequence MSDLQRTPLYPCYATFPGVRCIDFGGWELPVQFEGIQKEHEAVRKRAGLFDVSHMGEFLLQGPGALAFIQQMTTNDAASLQIGAAQYTLMCYPDGGVVDDLLVYRLAEQQFMLVVNASNLAKDWEWLQQHLSEEVYLTNISDQTALLALQGPLAADILVSAAGKEPSKLAPFRFIQHVQLFGAEALISRTGYTGEDGFELYLPAENAAAVWNGLLEIGSKHGLQPAGLGARDTLRFEAKLPLYGQELSSTISPLEAGVGFFVKLDKGDFIGRDALAAQKNAGPPRKLVGVEMIDRGIPRSHYPVYSSGVRIGEVTTGTQSPTLKRNLGLALIDSRYASLGTPVEVEIRGKRLQAQVIKTPFYKRQPSPPKGAEPS; translated from the coding sequence TTGTCAGATCTGCAAAGAACCCCGCTTTACCCATGCTACGCTACCTTCCCGGGTGTTAGATGCATCGATTTTGGGGGCTGGGAGCTTCCCGTTCAATTCGAAGGCATTCAGAAAGAGCATGAGGCTGTTCGTAAACGTGCAGGGTTATTCGATGTGTCTCATATGGGTGAGTTTCTCCTTCAAGGCCCTGGCGCGCTAGCATTTATTCAGCAAATGACTACGAACGATGCGGCCTCCCTGCAAATCGGAGCGGCCCAATATACTTTGATGTGCTATCCGGATGGCGGCGTTGTGGATGACCTGCTTGTATATCGGCTGGCCGAGCAGCAATTTATGCTCGTTGTGAATGCCTCCAACCTCGCCAAGGATTGGGAATGGCTGCAACAACATCTATCTGAGGAAGTCTATCTGACGAACATCTCTGATCAAACGGCCCTCCTCGCGCTTCAAGGACCTTTGGCCGCCGACATTCTGGTAAGCGCTGCTGGGAAGGAGCCGTCTAAGCTTGCCCCTTTCAGATTTATCCAACATGTGCAGCTTTTCGGGGCCGAGGCGCTCATTTCTCGTACCGGTTATACCGGAGAAGACGGCTTCGAGCTGTATCTTCCTGCAGAGAACGCCGCAGCCGTCTGGAACGGCCTGCTTGAAATCGGCAGCAAGCACGGGTTACAGCCTGCGGGGCTTGGAGCCCGCGACACTCTTCGCTTCGAGGCCAAGCTGCCGCTTTACGGGCAAGAACTGTCCAGCACAATCTCTCCGCTTGAAGCCGGTGTCGGCTTCTTCGTGAAGCTGGACAAAGGCGATTTCATCGGCCGCGATGCGCTGGCTGCTCAGAAGAATGCTGGCCCTCCCCGCAAGCTGGTCGGGGTTGAAATGATAGACCGGGGCATTCCGCGGAGTCATTATCCCGTCTATTCCAGTGGTGTTCGCATTGGTGAGGTAACCACTGGAACACAGTCTCCTACGCTAAAGCGTAATTTAGGGCTTGCTCTAATTGACAGCCGTTATGCCTCGTTGGGAACACCGGTCGAGGTAGAAATCCGGGGCAAGCGCCTTCAAGCCCAAGTTATTAAGACTCCTTTTTATAAACGACAACCATCCCCTCCAAAAGGAGCTGAACCGTCATGA
- the gcvPA gene encoding aminomethyl-transferring glycine dehydrogenase subunit GcvPA, whose translation MIKHHYLPMTEESQAEMLATVGVNSMDELFKDIPASIRFQGELPVSSRLDEYSLTRHMSALAGRNAHFDSHVSFLGAGIYDHHVPSVINHILSRSEFYTAYTPYQPEISQGELQAIFEFQSYICELTGMAVANASMYDGATALAEAGSLAAAATKRKQIIVSQTVHPESRQVLHTYAHGLGLEIVEIEMQDGTTDLSALQQAVNENTAAVLIQSPNFLGSMEDIEEIGKLIHAYKGLMVVSSNPLSLGLLEAPGMLGADIVVGDAQPLGISGSFGGPTCGFFAVSEAHMRRMPGRIVGQTTDKNGKRGFVLTLQAREQHIRREKATSNICSNQALLALCASVYLSVMGRRGLVEAATLNLHKSCYAKERLSQIPGISIPFSAPTFNEFVIKLPQGAQFDTLQSNLLAAGFIGGYDLGRSYPELAGHMLIAVTERRSKEEIDRFAGVLEELL comes from the coding sequence ATGATCAAACACCACTATTTGCCGATGACAGAAGAATCTCAGGCAGAAATGCTAGCTACCGTTGGCGTCAATTCTATGGACGAACTGTTCAAAGATATCCCTGCATCCATCCGCTTTCAGGGCGAACTGCCTGTATCTTCCCGCCTGGATGAATACAGCCTGACACGCCATATGTCAGCACTTGCTGGCCGCAATGCTCATTTTGATAGTCATGTCAGCTTCCTTGGCGCAGGAATCTATGATCATCATGTTCCTTCCGTCATTAATCACATCCTCTCCAGATCCGAATTCTATACAGCTTACACCCCTTATCAGCCGGAAATCAGCCAAGGAGAGCTGCAGGCCATTTTCGAATTCCAATCGTATATTTGTGAGCTCACCGGCATGGCTGTAGCCAATGCCAGTATGTATGACGGAGCAACAGCATTAGCTGAAGCGGGATCGCTGGCTGCCGCCGCAACCAAACGCAAGCAGATTATCGTCTCTCAAACCGTGCATCCCGAGTCAAGACAAGTGCTTCATACGTATGCCCATGGGCTAGGTTTAGAGATCGTAGAGATTGAAATGCAAGATGGAACTACAGATTTATCCGCTCTACAACAGGCGGTTAATGAGAACACGGCTGCCGTCCTGATTCAAAGCCCGAATTTTCTCGGTTCCATGGAGGACATCGAGGAGATCGGCAAGCTGATCCATGCCTACAAAGGGCTGATGGTTGTAAGCAGCAATCCATTGTCATTAGGCCTGCTGGAGGCTCCGGGTATGCTAGGGGCGGATATTGTGGTCGGCGATGCGCAGCCTCTGGGAATATCAGGCTCCTTCGGCGGCCCAACCTGCGGCTTCTTCGCCGTCTCCGAAGCCCATATGCGCCGCATGCCAGGACGAATTGTCGGTCAGACCACCGACAAGAATGGCAAACGCGGCTTCGTGCTGACCCTGCAAGCCAGAGAACAGCACATCCGCCGGGAGAAGGCAACCTCCAACATTTGCTCCAACCAAGCCCTGCTGGCACTCTGCGCTTCAGTCTACCTCTCCGTCATGGGAAGACGCGGTCTTGTTGAAGCAGCCACTTTGAATCTTCATAAGAGCTGCTATGCGAAAGAGCGATTAAGCCAGATTCCCGGGATAAGCATCCCCTTCTCCGCCCCAACGTTTAATGAGTTTGTCATTAAGCTTCCGCAAGGGGCACAATTTGACACGCTGCAGAGCAATCTGCTCGCGGCCGGCTTCATTGGCGGCTATGATCTTGGACGTTCCTACCCAGAGCTCGCCGGCCACATGCTGATTGCCGTTACGGAACGCCGCAGCAAGGAAGAAATTGACCGGTTCGCCGGTGTACTGGAGGAATTGCTATGA
- the gcvPB gene encoding aminomethyl-transferring glycine dehydrogenase subunit GcvPB, whose product MSDNQQATHDKALIFELSRPGRTAYSLPELDVPAQPLKELIPSKMLRKEEAALPGVYEVDVIRHYTELSRRNFGVDNGFYPLGSCTMKYNPKVNEDVARYAGFAKIHPLQPEQSVQGALELLYTLQQDLAGLTGMDAVTLQPAAGAHGEWTGLMMIRAYHEARGEHRTKVIVPDSSHGTNPASASVAGLQTITIPSTEEGLVDLDALRGAVGNDTAALMLTNPNTLGLFEEQIVEIAEIVHDAGGLLYYDGANSNAIMGITRPGDMGFDVVHLNLHKTMSTPHGGGGPGAGPVGVKSLLFPYLPQPVVEKLEDGSYAFSKPKNTSIGRVKAYSGNFGILVRAYAYIRSFGPEGLRRVSECAVLNANYMRARLAPYFEMPYDRICKHEFVMSGSGLKPFGIRTLDVAKRLLDFGYHPPTVYFPLNVDECIMIEPTETESKETLDGFIDAMIQIVQEAKENPDLLLNAPYSTPVTRLDETGAARKPVLNCACS is encoded by the coding sequence ATGAGTGACAACCAACAGGCAACCCATGACAAAGCTCTGATCTTCGAGCTTAGCCGCCCTGGGCGGACGGCTTATTCCCTGCCAGAGCTGGACGTGCCTGCACAGCCGCTAAAGGAGTTAATCCCCAGCAAGATGCTGCGCAAGGAGGAAGCTGCCCTGCCGGGGGTCTATGAAGTGGATGTGATCCGCCATTATACCGAGCTGTCGCGGCGGAATTTCGGTGTAGATAACGGCTTCTACCCGCTCGGTTCCTGCACGATGAAATACAATCCCAAGGTCAATGAAGATGTAGCCCGATATGCAGGGTTTGCCAAGATTCATCCCTTGCAGCCGGAACAAAGTGTGCAGGGAGCCCTTGAGCTGCTCTATACCCTGCAGCAGGATCTGGCCGGGCTGACCGGTATGGATGCGGTTACCCTGCAGCCTGCTGCAGGCGCTCATGGGGAGTGGACCGGGCTGATGATGATCCGTGCCTATCATGAAGCGAGAGGCGAGCATCGGACGAAAGTCATCGTGCCGGACTCCTCCCACGGGACCAACCCTGCCAGCGCCTCCGTTGCGGGCCTGCAGACCATTACCATTCCTTCCACAGAAGAAGGCCTGGTTGATTTGGATGCTCTCCGCGGTGCAGTAGGCAATGATACTGCGGCCCTCATGCTGACCAATCCGAATACGCTTGGCTTATTTGAAGAACAAATCGTTGAAATTGCGGAAATTGTCCACGATGCTGGCGGTCTTCTCTACTATGACGGAGCCAACTCGAATGCCATCATGGGGATTACACGCCCGGGAGATATGGGCTTTGATGTGGTGCACCTTAATCTGCATAAGACCATGAGCACGCCGCATGGCGGCGGCGGACCCGGTGCGGGTCCGGTAGGAGTGAAGAGCCTGCTGTTTCCTTACCTGCCTCAACCTGTGGTAGAGAAGCTGGAGGATGGAAGCTATGCATTCAGTAAACCGAAGAATACATCCATTGGACGTGTAAAGGCCTATTCCGGCAATTTCGGTATTCTGGTCCGTGCTTACGCTTATATCCGCAGCTTTGGCCCGGAGGGCTTAAGACGTGTCTCCGAGTGTGCAGTATTGAATGCCAACTACATGCGGGCAAGGCTGGCCCCCTATTTTGAGATGCCATATGACCGGATCTGCAAGCATGAATTTGTCATGTCCGGCAGCGGTCTAAAGCCTTTCGGAATCCGCACCTTGGATGTCGCCAAGAGACTGCTGGACTTTGGATATCATCCGCCTACCGTCTATTTTCCGCTCAATGTTGATGAGTGTATTATGATTGAGCCTACAGAGACGGAAAGCAAAGAAACGCTGGACGGCTTTATTGATGCTATGATTCAAATTGTACAGGAAGCCAAAGAGAATCCTGATCTTCTGCTCAACGCCCCCTACAGTACACCTGTTACCCGCTTGGATGAGACGGGAGCAGCAAGAAAACCAGTGCTTAACTGTGCTTGCAGCTAA
- a CDS encoding DUF4118 domain-containing protein, with product MSKKNAIIVQTVSHVLWLLAVVLYPVFYWIASSNLKVPEDYQLPLYLYVFDKLLIYYPAALLISLCCWLFFVFRKYKLAVVAANLPALWIVMAVTVLAAGNVHVSEQRAEEIAKQYVSTQYREEAVIDEVFLHSGFLGYLVDGHFQDKYQSSFQLIVDHRAGKVSDYKLSYSYTNMKLRLLNDEVKEQLLKKGYQYPEGKGGKKDDTFLIARGCADLNICRIHEVQVALPVESNEDQQAAYKELYEWQKQLPIKIDSISIQNSVTKKAHSRCLRPADFYKSRENQYTLEEFLNSSKCESAGDH from the coding sequence ATGTCTAAGAAGAACGCTATAATTGTACAAACTGTGTCACATGTGCTCTGGCTGCTGGCAGTGGTGCTTTATCCCGTTTTCTACTGGATAGCTAGCTCTAATCTAAAGGTTCCCGAGGATTATCAGCTTCCCTTATATTTGTACGTATTTGATAAGCTATTAATATATTATCCTGCTGCCTTATTGATATCGTTATGCTGCTGGCTATTCTTTGTGTTTCGGAAATACAAACTGGCGGTTGTGGCAGCGAATCTGCCAGCCTTGTGGATTGTAATGGCGGTTACGGTATTGGCCGCAGGTAATGTACATGTGAGCGAACAGAGAGCCGAGGAGATCGCCAAGCAGTATGTCAGCACCCAATATAGGGAAGAAGCTGTTATTGATGAAGTTTTTCTGCACAGTGGCTTCCTGGGGTATTTGGTGGATGGACATTTTCAAGATAAATACCAATCGAGCTTCCAGCTTATTGTGGATCATCGGGCCGGGAAGGTGAGTGATTACAAGCTGTCTTACAGCTATACCAATATGAAGCTGCGCCTGCTGAATGACGAGGTGAAGGAGCAATTACTCAAGAAGGGCTATCAGTATCCGGAGGGTAAGGGTGGCAAAAAAGACGATACCTTCCTTATTGCACGCGGTTGTGCTGATCTTAACATCTGCCGTATTCATGAAGTTCAGGTTGCACTTCCTGTGGAGTCTAATGAGGATCAACAGGCGGCGTATAAGGAGCTCTATGAATGGCAGAAACAGCTTCCTATCAAAATTGATAGTATTTCGATACAGAATTCAGTGACGAAGAAGGCACACTCCAGATGCCTCCGGCCAGCGGATTTCTATAAAAGTCGGGAGAATCAATATACACTGGAAGAGTTCTTAAATAGTTCCAAATGTGAATCGGCAGGAGATCATTAA
- a CDS encoding nitroreductase family protein, whose product MAKSFFEALKHRRSYYGISKEAPVSDDRVVEIVQDAVKYTPTSFNSQTSRAVVLFGENHNKLWDITLEALRKIAKSEEAFASTSEKIASFRAGHGTVLYFEDENVIKGLQEQFALYADNFPIWANQSNGMLQLVVWTALEEEGFGASLQHYNPLIDEEVRSTFGLPSSWKLIGQMPFGKPTFEPGDKEFQPVEERVKVFK is encoded by the coding sequence ATGGCAAAATCTTTTTTTGAAGCATTGAAGCACAGACGTTCTTATTACGGAATCAGCAAAGAAGCTCCTGTCTCTGATGACCGCGTTGTTGAAATTGTTCAAGATGCTGTTAAATACACACCAACTTCATTCAACTCCCAGACCAGCCGCGCTGTTGTTCTCTTCGGCGAGAACCATAATAAATTGTGGGATATCACTCTTGAAGCTCTAAGAAAGATTGCTAAGAGCGAGGAGGCTTTCGCAAGCACTTCCGAGAAGATCGCTTCTTTCCGTGCAGGACATGGAACCGTGCTTTATTTTGAGGATGAGAATGTCATTAAAGGACTGCAAGAGCAGTTCGCACTTTACGCTGATAACTTCCCGATTTGGGCAAATCAATCCAACGGCATGCTGCAATTAGTGGTATGGACTGCGCTTGAGGAAGAAGGATTTGGCGCATCGCTTCAACACTACAATCCACTGATTGATGAAGAGGTTAGATCCACTTTTGGACTGCCTTCCAGCTGGAAGCTGATTGGTCAAATGCCATTTGGTAAGCCAACTTTCGAACCTGGCGACAAAGAGTTCCAACCCGTTGAAGAACGCGTGAAAGTCTTTAAATAA